A single genomic interval of Flavihumibacter rivuli harbors:
- the ilvD gene encoding dihydroxy-acid dehydratase, translated as MAMELNKYSKTITQDPTQPAAQAMFYGIGLTEEDLAKAQVGIASMGYDGNTCNMHLNDLSKVIKQGVWDNNLVGLIFNTIGVSDGMSNGTDGMRYSLVSRDVIADSIETICGAQYYDAIIAVPGCDKNMPGAIIAMGRLNRPSIMVYGGTIAPGHYKGQDLNIVSAFEALGQKIAGTLDEADFKGIVKHSCPGAGACGGMYTANTMAAAIEALGMSLPYSSSNPALSEAKQQECREAGKAIRLLLERDIKPSDIMTRKAFENAITLIIALGGSTNAVLHLIAMARSVDIPLTQDDIQAISNRIPVLADFKPSGKYLMQDLHEHGGTPSVMKYLLQQGLLHGDCLTVTGKTIKENLEAVPDLNFETQKIIFPLEQPIKKNGHLQILYGNLAPGGSVAKISGKEGERFEGPARVFDGEKELIHGIESGRVKAGDVVVIRYVGPKGGPGMPEMLKPTSAIIGAGLGKSVALITDGRFSGGTHGFVVGHITPEAFEGGVIALVQDDDIIELDAINNTIILKVAPEVIAERKAAWKKPKLNVNKGILYKYAKHVKSAAEGCVTDED; from the coding sequence ATGGCAATGGAATTGAACAAGTACTCTAAGACCATTACACAGGACCCCACCCAACCTGCAGCGCAGGCCATGTTTTACGGAATTGGCCTGACAGAAGAAGACCTGGCCAAAGCCCAGGTTGGCATCGCCAGTATGGGCTATGACGGGAACACTTGTAATATGCACCTGAATGACCTTTCAAAAGTCATCAAACAAGGTGTATGGGACAATAACCTTGTAGGCCTCATTTTTAATACCATCGGTGTAAGTGATGGCATGAGCAATGGTACTGATGGCATGCGATACTCCCTGGTTAGCCGTGACGTAATTGCCGATTCCATTGAAACCATTTGTGGCGCACAATATTATGACGCGATCATCGCTGTACCGGGTTGTGATAAGAATATGCCTGGGGCCATCATTGCCATGGGCCGATTGAACAGGCCTTCTATCATGGTATATGGCGGAACCATCGCGCCCGGACATTATAAAGGCCAGGACCTGAATATCGTTTCAGCTTTTGAAGCCCTAGGTCAAAAGATCGCAGGAACACTAGACGAAGCCGACTTTAAAGGGATCGTAAAACATTCCTGCCCTGGCGCTGGTGCTTGCGGTGGCATGTATACTGCCAACACCATGGCAGCAGCGATCGAAGCACTTGGTATGAGCCTTCCTTATTCTTCTTCCAACCCCGCCTTGAGTGAAGCGAAACAGCAAGAATGCCGTGAAGCCGGGAAAGCCATCAGGCTATTGTTGGAAAGGGATATCAAACCTTCAGATATTATGACCAGAAAGGCATTTGAAAATGCCATAACGCTCATCATCGCCCTGGGGGGATCTACCAATGCGGTATTGCACCTCATTGCCATGGCGAGAAGTGTAGACATTCCACTGACACAGGATGACATACAGGCCATCAGCAACAGGATCCCGGTACTGGCCGATTTCAAACCAAGCGGAAAGTACCTTATGCAGGACCTGCATGAACATGGCGGCACTCCATCTGTAATGAAATACCTGTTGCAGCAAGGGTTACTGCATGGCGACTGCCTTACAGTGACAGGCAAGACCATAAAAGAAAACCTTGAAGCTGTACCAGACTTAAATTTTGAAACCCAGAAGATTATTTTCCCACTGGAACAACCCATAAAGAAGAATGGCCATTTGCAGATTCTTTATGGCAACCTGGCCCCTGGAGGAAGTGTCGCCAAGATCAGTGGCAAGGAAGGTGAAAGGTTTGAAGGTCCTGCAAGGGTTTTTGACGGGGAGAAAGAATTGATCCATGGCATTGAATCCGGTCGTGTAAAAGCCGGTGATGTTGTCGTGATCAGGTATGTAGGACCAAAAGGAGGCCCAGGCATGCCGGAAATGCTGAAACCCACTTCAGCCATTATTGGTGCGGGACTGGGAAAATCAGTAGCACTGATCACCGATGGAAGGTTTAGTGGCGGTACACATGGATTCGTCGTCGGACATATCACTCCGGAAGCATTTGAAGGTGGGGTGATCGCGCTGGTGCAGGATGACGACATCATTGAACTGGATGCCATCAACAACACCATCATATTGAAGGTTGCACCGGAAGTGATAGCAGAAAGAAAGGCAGCCTGGAAAAAACCCAAATTAAACGTTAACAAAGGAATTCTTTATAAATATGCAAAGCACGTTAAGTCAGCCGCAGAAGGCTGCGTTACAGACGAAGACTGA